CGAGCACCTCGAGCTGCCGCGACGCGGGCGCGCGCTCCCGCGCACGCTCTCGCGCGAGACCGCGACGGCCCTCGTCGAGGCGCCGGACGTGAGCCGGCCGCGCGGCGTCCGCGACCGCACGATGCTCGAGCTCCTGTACGCGACGGGCATGCGCGCCTCCGAGTGCCTCGACCTCACGCTCGAGGACGTGCACCTGACCGCTGGGTATCTCGTCTGCACCGGCAAGGGACGGAAGCAGCGGCTCGTGCCGGTGGGCGGCGAGGCGATCCGGTGGGTCACGAGGTACGTGAAGGAGGCGCGCCCGCTCTCGACG
The sequence above is a segment of the Candidatus Methylomirabilota bacterium genome. Coding sequences within it:
- a CDS encoding site-specific integrase; translated protein: MVEYLGSLQTEQGASRNTLAAYRRDLRDYTDFLRAQRRALPETGPDDVVGYLERLQKRGLGPSSVARRISALRGFYRHLLREGDLARDPTEHLELPRRGRALPRTLSRETATALVEAPDVSRPRGVRDRTMLELLYATGMRASECLDLTLEDVHLTAGYLVCTGKGRKQRLVPVGGEAIRWVTRYVKEARPLST